The following proteins are co-located in the bacterium genome:
- a CDS encoding T9SS type A sorting domain-containing protein: MKNVGGVNFTNLTATLQTSDPYITITDNSGSFGALLVDSTKENIPDPFELTASASTPMGHAAVFTLIVQEGAFADTFTINHVIGTYDYLIWNPDLTPGPGQAADDILTALGYNGVYATTMPLTDLAQYRAVLVFLGIFPNNEVIEAASPEAAALVNHINSGGRMYMEGGDCWYYDPLVGGYNFCPIFGIYASADGSTDLGPISGQTGTFTNQMNFTYTGENSYMDHIDPTGTGYLIFMDTDNAYNCGIANDAGTYRTVGTSFELGNLTDGSGVSTRAALLDSIMHFFGVHVTAVKEDAGTQAIGLRFSLRALPNISHGTVQITYSVKHPAGTELKVYDAAGRVVNDLSRNLSSAAVSGMITWPGKDQSGRPVSAGIYFIRLSSGGLQQTAKVILTQ, from the coding sequence ATGAAAAACGTGGGCGGCGTGAATTTCACGAATCTCACCGCCACGTTGCAGACATCGGACCCGTACATCACGATCACGGATAACTCGGGCAGTTTCGGCGCCCTGCTGGTCGACAGCACGAAGGAGAATATTCCCGATCCGTTCGAGCTGACGGCTAGCGCGTCGACGCCCATGGGACATGCGGCAGTGTTCACGCTCATCGTCCAGGAAGGCGCTTTTGCCGACACCTTCACGATCAACCATGTCATCGGCACGTATGATTATCTCATCTGGAATCCTGATTTGACACCGGGACCAGGTCAAGCCGCGGACGACATTCTCACGGCGCTCGGCTATAACGGCGTTTACGCGACGACCATGCCCCTGACCGACTTAGCTCAATACCGTGCCGTCCTGGTGTTCCTGGGGATCTTCCCGAACAACGAGGTCATCGAAGCAGCTAGTCCGGAAGCCGCAGCCCTTGTAAACCATATCAATTCCGGCGGCAGGATGTACATGGAGGGCGGCGATTGCTGGTATTATGACCCGCTGGTCGGCGGCTACAATTTCTGCCCGATCTTCGGCATCTATGCCTCTGCCGATGGTTCCACCGACCTGGGACCGATAAGCGGACAGACCGGCACGTTCACGAACCAGATGAACTTCACGTATACCGGGGAAAATAGTTATATGGACCACATCGATCCGACCGGCACCGGTTATCTGATCTTCATGGATACCGATAACGCGTACAATTGCGGGATCGCCAATGATGCCGGCACTTACCGGACCGTCGGCACGTCCTTCGAGCTCGGGAACCTTACAGACGGGAGCGGTGTTTCGACACGGGCGGCGCTGCTGGATTCGATCATGCATTTCTTCGGCGTCCATGTCACGGCGGTCAAAGAAGACGCCGGGACGCAAGCCATAGGCCTTCGGTTCAGCCTGCGCGCACTACCGAATATTAGCCATGGCACCGTGCAGATCACCTACAGTGTCAAGCATCCCGCCGGCACAGAGCTCAAGGTCTATGACGCCGCTGGCAGGGTAGTCAATGATCTTTCGCGCAATCTGTCGAGCGCAGCGGTAAGCGGTATGATAACCTGGCCGGGAAAAGACCAGTCGGGCAGACCGGTCTCGGCCGGCATCTATTTCATACGCTTGTCTTCCGGAGGTTTGCAGCAAACCGCAAAGGTCATCCTTACACAATAG
- a CDS encoding T9SS type A sorting domain-containing protein, with translation MKENLSDPFTLTADISTPEAHQAFFSLIATDDGADFVDTFYFIIVIGDYHYLVWNPDLTPSSGRLIDSILTALGYTGMYSTTLPADDIDLFKAVFVCAGVYGSNYIISEYSPEAAALVNYLGGEGRVYLEGGNVWYADPLAYGGYNFNLLFGINALDDGGEMMPIFGLENTFTRGMSFSYGGENVFMDIIEPDGSEPFLIFKDSAQVGRAVAWDAMIYRTVGSAFELGGLIDGLGVSTRAALLDSIMHFFGISGTGISEETSYPTEQDTRLSLTVSPNVTRIRVNIVFTAEPGVQDLGLKIFDASGRLTKNLLPTTYSILPTAVSWDGTNSDGNKIPAGVYFVRLQADSRQQTAKIILVR, from the coding sequence GTGAAAGAGAACCTCAGCGATCCATTCACCCTGACCGCTGACATAAGCACGCCCGAAGCGCATCAAGCATTTTTCAGCCTCATCGCAACGGATGACGGCGCCGATTTCGTTGATACGTTCTATTTCATTATCGTCATCGGTGACTACCATTACCTCGTGTGGAACCCGGACCTGACTCCTTCGTCGGGCCGACTGATCGACAGCATCCTAACCGCCCTGGGGTATACTGGAATGTACAGCACGACCCTGCCGGCAGATGACATTGATCTGTTCAAGGCGGTCTTCGTTTGTGCCGGCGTCTACGGCAGTAATTATATTATCAGTGAATACAGCCCCGAAGCAGCAGCCCTTGTCAATTACCTGGGTGGCGAGGGACGCGTCTACCTCGAAGGGGGCAACGTATGGTATGCAGACCCTCTGGCATACGGGGGTTATAATTTCAACCTGCTTTTCGGCATCAACGCTCTGGACGACGGCGGGGAAATGATGCCGATCTTCGGACTTGAAAACACGTTCACCCGGGGTATGTCTTTTTCTTATGGCGGCGAAAACGTGTTCATGGATATTATCGAACCGGATGGTTCTGAACCATTCTTGATCTTCAAAGACAGCGCCCAGGTGGGCCGCGCGGTCGCATGGGATGCGATGATCTACCGGACCGTGGGGTCCGCGTTCGAACTGGGCGGACTAATCGACGGTCTGGGCGTGAGCACCCGCGCCGCGCTTTTGGATTCTATAATGCATTTCTTCGGCATATCTGGCACAGGAATTTCTGAAGAAACTTCATATCCGACCGAACAGGACACGCGATTATCTTTGACGGTCAGCCCTAACGTAACCAGGATCAGGGTCAATATTGTCTTCACCGCAGAGCCGGGGGTTCAGGATCTAGGATTAAAGATCTTTGACGCATCCGGTAGATTAACAAAGAATCTGCTACCTACTACCTACTCCATACTACCTACTGCTGTCTCATGGGATGGTACTAATTCAGACGGCAACAAAATCCCTGCCGGCGTATATTTCGTCCGCCTGCAAGCGGACAGCCGGCAACAAACGGCGAAGATCATACTTGTACGTTAG
- a CDS encoding Omp28-related outer membrane protein: MLYPTRVAAVEWHPYTSYPLGLLESYQRWFSYPAPYYYWNGVDSVWAYATPWLWVDGDKDPAYLTGTWRSKTITEMNKPSPLTCTMWGNYTLTEGTGTIYAKFRNDSTATISGRIRFVLTEDSIYYAAPTGDLWHNHVARDYIPDTSGTAFTLAPGDSITTSRSFTVQAGWNQNRCKLIAWAQSTTLLADSTRDVWQSGIKNVADLIVDVDEAKLATLRPPVVLAPNPCVNEVKLSFSLYQGLSYTLNIYDITGRRISTFRGIAAGDKETVTWNLRNDTGARVTSGVYFYRFDSARLKNSGKIVVK; the protein is encoded by the coding sequence GTGCTGTACCCCACAAGGGTAGCCGCGGTGGAATGGCACCCGTACACGAGTTATCCGCTGGGTCTGCTGGAGTCATATCAACGATGGTTTTCATACCCGGCGCCGTATTATTACTGGAATGGCGTGGATTCGGTATGGGCTTATGCGACGCCATGGCTTTGGGTAGACGGAGACAAGGATCCTGCTTACCTGACCGGCACATGGCGCTCGAAAACAATCACCGAGATGAACAAACCTTCACCACTAACCTGCACAATGTGGGGGAATTATACTCTGACCGAAGGCACCGGTACGATCTATGCCAAGTTTCGCAATGATTCAACCGCAACCATATCCGGCAGGATCAGGTTCGTGCTCACAGAAGACAGTATCTACTATGCGGCTCCAACAGGTGACCTCTGGCATAACCATGTAGCTCGGGACTATATACCCGATACGAGCGGTACCGCCTTTACGCTGGCTCCCGGTGACTCAATAACGACCAGCCGCAGTTTCACGGTACAAGCCGGTTGGAACCAAAACCGCTGCAAATTAATCGCCTGGGCTCAGAGTACAACCTTACTGGCTGACTCAACCAGGGATGTCTGGCAGAGCGGCATCAAGAACGTCGCAGACCTGATCGTCGACGTTGATGAGGCCAAGCTGGCAACGCTCAGGCCGCCCGTTGTGCTGGCGCCGAACCCCTGCGTCAACGAGGTGAAACTGTCGTTCTCGCTGTACCAGGGTCTTTCCTACACGCTGAACATCTATGACATCACGGGCCGCAGGATCAGCACATTCCGGGGCATTGCCGCGGGTGATAAGGAAACTGTAACCTGGAACCTGAGGAACGATACCGGCGCGCGCGTGACATCGGGCGTTTATTTTTACCGCTTTGACAGCGCGCGGCTCAAGAATTCGGGCAAGATCGTGGTGAAATAA
- a CDS encoding Omp28-related outer membrane protein, giving the protein MELHINSGYPLYSAEAYQRYHFYRPPYSGGYATPWLWYDGDQHGSYTYSQWQTKIVAEMNKASPFTLTTWGTYTAFRGSGTIYAKFRNDSSATVTGKIRFCLTEDSVYYSAPNGDTWHNHVVRDYLPDTGGTSFTLASGDSITVSRAFTVSASWNENKCEIITWAQSNGYLADSTRDIWQGGIQKVTSLVNVDEGNLTELRPPVLLAPNPCVNEAKLSFSLYQGLSYTLNIYDNMGRRISTFNGIA; this is encoded by the coding sequence ATGGAATTGCACATAAACAGCGGCTATCCGCTATATAGTGCAGAAGCTTATCAGCGGTACCATTTCTACCGACCGCCGTACAGTGGGGGATATGCCACTCCCTGGCTTTGGTATGACGGCGATCAGCATGGCAGCTACACATACTCGCAATGGCAGACAAAGATCGTTGCTGAGATGAATAAAGCTTCGCCATTCACATTGACCACCTGGGGAACCTACACCGCCTTCAGAGGTTCAGGCACTATATATGCTAAATTCAGGAATGATTCATCGGCAACCGTAACCGGCAAGATTCGGTTTTGCCTGACTGAAGATAGTGTTTACTATTCTGCTCCGAACGGCGACACCTGGCACAACCATGTCGTCCGAGATTATCTTCCCGACACCGGAGGGACGTCTTTTACCCTGGCTTCTGGTGACTCCATAACCGTCTCGCGGGCTTTCACGGTTTCAGCAAGTTGGAACGAGAACAAGTGCGAGATTATAACCTGGGCTCAGAGCAACGGGTATCTTGCCGACTCGACCAGAGATATATGGCAGGGCGGGATCCAGAAGGTCACGAGCCTGGTCAATGTCGATGAAGGTAACCTGACCGAACTCAGGCCGCCCGTGCTGCTGGCGCCTAACCCTTGCGTCAACGAGGCGAAACTGTCGTTCTCGCTGTACCAGGGTCTTTCCTACACGCTGAACATCTATGACAACATGGGCCGCAGGATCAGCACGTTCAATGGTATTGCT